Proteins encoded by one window of Planktothrix serta PCC 8927:
- a CDS encoding translation initiation factor IF-2, whose product MGFADLSITEIAEDYNLPVETVLKLCDQLGIAYQHSQTRLALEDAKALMSYIIAERQSPESNEFDEP is encoded by the coding sequence ATGGGTTTTGCCGATCTGTCCATTACAGAAATAGCAGAGGACTACAATCTCCCCGTTGAGACTGTACTCAAACTGTGCGATCAGTTGGGAATTGCTTATCAACATTCTCAAACCCGTTTGGCTCTTGAGGATGCTAAAGCCTTGATGTCCTACATCATTGCTGAACGCCAGTCCCCAGAGTCCAACGAGTTCGATGAACCTTAA
- a CDS encoding prepilin peptidase, with the protein MDILLNLPAYLIVFAFGASIGSFLNVVIYRIPARLSILHPPSRCPRCLTRLSPSENIPVFGWLWLQGRCKHCHTPISIRYPLVEAATGLLFLLIFLISPNFTQTLGYWVLFSWLIALSLIDLDTYTLPNVLTQSGLILGLGFQLTQGLKVSSPLSNGLMVGVFGAVLGLWLFDMISFAGTLIMGQTAMGAGDSKLAAMMGAWLGWKYLLVAGFIACGLGAIVGGGAIALQLINRRQPIPFGPFLALATAITALWGQTLLSAYLSLFFPL; encoded by the coding sequence ATGGATATTTTACTGAATTTACCTGCCTATTTGATTGTATTTGCGTTTGGAGCGTCTATCGGCAGTTTTCTCAACGTGGTGATTTATCGAATTCCCGCCCGGTTATCCATCCTGCATCCTCCCTCTCGCTGTCCTCGATGTTTAACGCGGTTAAGTCCCTCAGAAAATATTCCCGTGTTCGGTTGGTTGTGGCTTCAGGGACGCTGTAAACATTGCCATACCCCGATTTCTATCCGCTATCCCCTTGTCGAAGCCGCCACAGGACTCTTATTTTTATTGATATTTTTAATCTCCCCAAACTTCACCCAAACCTTGGGCTATTGGGTGTTATTCAGTTGGTTAATCGCCCTATCCTTAATTGATTTAGATACCTATACCCTGCCTAATGTTCTCACCCAGTCCGGGTTAATATTAGGCCTAGGATTTCAACTAACCCAAGGGTTAAAAGTATCCTCACCCCTGAGTAATGGCTTAATGGTGGGAGTTTTTGGGGCTGTTCTAGGGTTATGGCTATTTGATATGATTTCCTTTGCAGGAACCCTAATTATGGGTCAAACCGCAATGGGGGCCGGAGATAGTAAACTCGCCGCCATGATGGGTGCTTGGTTAGGCTGGAAATATTTACTGGTGGCTGGATTTATCGCCTGTGGGTTAGGGGCTATTGTCGGAGGAGGAGCGATCGCACTCCAATTAATAAATCGCCGTCAACCCATCCCCTTCGGCCCCTTCCTCGCCCTAGCTACCGCTATCACCGCCCTTTGGGGACAAACCCTATTATCAGCCTACCTCAGTCTATTTTTTCCTCTATGA
- the psbV gene encoding photosystem II cytochrome c-550 yields the protein MLKRYFWLAVATVFFTFQLFVNNANAVELTKELRTLPLNEQGETVVLSEREIQKGKSLFNKACASCHALGMTKTNPDINLSPATLAGASPSRDNIEALIDFMKNPTTYDGLEEISETHPSTKSSDVFVVMRNLTEDDLYNLAGYLLIEPKVRTEQWGGGKYLR from the coding sequence ATGCTAAAAAGATACTTTTGGCTGGCAGTAGCCACTGTATTCTTCACCTTTCAACTATTTGTCAATAATGCCAATGCGGTAGAATTGACCAAAGAACTTCGGACTTTACCTCTGAATGAACAAGGGGAAACCGTTGTCCTGAGTGAAAGAGAAATTCAAAAAGGCAAAAGCTTATTCAATAAGGCTTGTGCTTCATGCCACGCTTTAGGGATGACAAAAACGAATCCTGACATTAACCTCAGTCCTGCAACCTTAGCAGGTGCGTCTCCCTCCCGCGATAATATTGAGGCTCTGATTGACTTTATGAAAAATCCCACAACCTATGATGGGTTGGAGGAAATTTCTGAAACCCATCCCAGCACCAAGAGTTCAGATGTTTTCGTTGTCATGCGGAATCTGACAGAAGATGATTTATACAATCTGGCTGGCTATCTGTTAATAGAACCCAAAGTTCGTACTGAACAATGGGGTGGTGGAAAATACCTCCGCTAA
- the accD gene encoding acetyl-CoA carboxylase, carboxyltransferase subunit beta: MSLFDWFANRRKSLPSSPEPQEREIADGLWVKCEHCNALTYAKDLQANNMVCLECGHHFQVHSDERIQQLIDPNTWMPLDAEMCAVDPLKFRDRKSYSDRLRETREKTGLSDAVQTGVGLLDGETVALGVMDFRFMGGSMGSVVGEKLTRLIEHGTQERYPVIIICASGGARMQEGMLSLMQMAKISAALQRHQKARLLYIPVLTHPTTGGVTASFAMLGDMILAEPKATIGFAGRRVIEQTLREKLPDDFQTSEYLLSYGFVDAIIARTQLKKTLAQLIRLHRPPQNSSPFSHCPEVKSLTSPHPEVDLNHEVSPSKSV; encoded by the coding sequence ATGTCTCTATTTGATTGGTTCGCAAATCGGCGCAAATCATTACCCAGCAGTCCTGAACCCCAGGAACGTGAAATTGCTGATGGGTTATGGGTGAAGTGCGAACACTGTAATGCTTTAACTTATGCCAAAGACCTACAAGCTAATAACATGGTTTGTTTGGAATGTGGTCATCATTTCCAGGTACATAGTGATGAGCGTATTCAGCAACTCATTGATCCCAATACCTGGATGCCCCTAGATGCCGAAATGTGTGCCGTTGATCCGCTCAAATTCCGCGATCGCAAATCCTACAGTGATCGACTGCGGGAAACGCGGGAAAAAACCGGGTTATCCGATGCGGTACAAACGGGAGTCGGGTTACTCGATGGAGAAACCGTTGCCCTCGGTGTCATGGACTTCCGGTTTATGGGCGGAAGCATGGGCTCTGTGGTCGGGGAAAAACTCACCCGATTAATTGAACACGGTACACAAGAACGCTATCCGGTGATCATTATTTGTGCATCGGGAGGCGCGAGAATGCAGGAAGGAATGTTGAGCCTGATGCAGATGGCGAAAATTTCCGCCGCTTTGCAACGGCATCAAAAAGCCCGACTCCTGTATATTCCCGTTCTCACCCATCCCACCACCGGAGGGGTGACGGCGAGTTTTGCCATGTTAGGGGATATGATTTTAGCCGAACCGAAAGCGACGATTGGTTTTGCGGGCAGACGGGTCATCGAACAAACCCTCCGGGAAAAGTTACCCGATGACTTCCAAACCTCAGAATACTTATTAAGCTATGGGTTTGTCGATGCGATTATTGCGCGTACCCAACTTAAGAAAACCTTAGCGCAACTGATTCGCCTCCATCGTCCCCCCCAAAATTCCAGTCCTTTTTCCCATTGTCCAGAAGTTAAATCCTTAACTTCCCCCCATCCCGAAGTAGACCTAAACCATGAAGTCTCACCGTCAAAGTCTGTCTAA